One window from the genome of Devosia yakushimensis encodes:
- a CDS encoding YbaY family lipoprotein: MADGAVLSGTVFFRERIMLPDTAKVSVELVDVSLADAPAKVLGQAVASGKSPPYAYAIAYDPDAIVPGHSYAVSARITEGGQLLFISTTRNSVFGTGPDATDILVERVADALSAASDGGPYGRWLAEDIDGRGVIDNLQTTLEIAPDGQVSGMGGCNRFGGAANHDDAALSFGNLFSTEMACAPAIMDQEQKFLDALGRVASYRLDVERNKLILLDATGSEIVVLARQDS, encoded by the coding sequence ATGGCCGATGGTGCGGTGCTCAGCGGTACGGTGTTTTTCCGCGAACGCATCATGCTGCCCGACACGGCCAAGGTCAGCGTGGAGCTGGTCGATGTGTCCCTTGCCGATGCTCCGGCCAAGGTGCTGGGTCAGGCCGTGGCCAGCGGTAAATCGCCGCCCTATGCTTATGCCATCGCCTATGATCCTGATGCCATCGTGCCGGGGCATAGCTATGCGGTTTCCGCCCGCATCACCGAGGGCGGCCAATTGCTCTTCATCTCGACCACGCGCAACAGCGTCTTCGGGACTGGCCCCGATGCTACCGATATCCTGGTCGAGCGCGTCGCCGATGCGCTGTCGGCGGCCAGCGATGGCGGGCCCTACGGGCGGTGGCTGGCCGAGGATATCGACGGGCGTGGCGTCATCGATAACCTCCAGACCACACTGGAGATTGCGCCCGATGGACAGGTGAGCGGCATGGGCGGCTGCAACCGCTTCGGCGGCGCGGCCAACCACGATGACGCGGCGCTGAGCTTTGGCAATCTGTTCTCGACCGAGATGGCCTGTGCACCGGCCATCATGGACCAGGAGCAGAAATTTCTTGACGCTTTGGGGCGGGTGGCGAGCTACCGGCTCGACGTGGAACGCAACAAGCTGATCCTGCTGGATGCGACTGGCAGCGAGATCGTGGTGCTGGCCCGGCAGGATAGCTGA
- a CDS encoding SlyX family protein — translation MTDLVERLEALETRIAFQDQTIEELNATITAQWRVIDGLTRKLTTLEEQVRSGTHIADPSAEPPPPHY, via the coding sequence ATGACCGATCTTGTCGAGCGCCTGGAAGCGCTGGAAACGCGCATTGCCTTCCAGGACCAGACCATCGAGGAACTCAACGCCACCATCACCGCACAATGGCGGGTGATCGATGGCCTGACGCGCAAGCTGACCACGCTCGAGGAACAGGTCCGCTCGGGCACCCATATTGCCGACCCGAGCGCCGAGCCCCCGCCGCCGCATTATTGA
- a CDS encoding NAD(P)(+) transhydrogenase (Re/Si-specific) subunit beta has translation MISADIAALLYLLAGVLFILALRGLSSPRTARQGNLQGMVGMGIAILTTLAVAAPSDWISWLLIIGGLGIGGGIGAYMARTVKMTDMPQLVAAFHSLVGLAAVFVAAAALYAPEAFGIGAVGAIHPQALVEMSLGVAIGAFTFTGSVIAFAKLNGNMSGKPIILPARHAIHIAMGLVLIGLVWAFVVTGNPWLFWLTTILALVLGGLMIIPIGGADMPVVVSMLNSYSGWAAAGIGFTLGNTALIITGALVGSSGAILSYIMCKAMNRSFISVILGGFGADSSAAAAAEDDRPVKQGAAEDAAFLMKNAGKVIIVPGYGMAVAQAQHALREMADLLKKEGVTVKYAIHPVAGRMPGHMNVLLAEANVPYDEVFELEDINSEFAQSDVAFVIGANDVTNPAAKTDKTSPIYGMPVLNVEDAGTVLFIKRGMAAGYAGVQNELFFRDNTMMLFGDAKKVTEDIVKSLGH, from the coding sequence ATGATCTCTGCCGATATCGCTGCGCTGCTCTATCTTTTGGCCGGGGTGCTGTTCATCCTGGCGCTGCGGGGGCTATCGAGCCCGCGTACGGCCCGCCAGGGCAATCTCCAGGGCATGGTGGGCATGGGCATTGCCATCCTCACCACGCTCGCCGTCGCGGCTCCGTCCGATTGGATCAGCTGGCTTCTGATCATTGGCGGGCTGGGCATTGGTGGCGGCATCGGCGCCTACATGGCCCGCACGGTCAAGATGACCGACATGCCGCAATTGGTGGCGGCCTTCCACTCGCTGGTGGGCCTGGCTGCGGTCTTTGTGGCAGCGGCGGCGCTTTATGCGCCCGAGGCTTTCGGCATTGGCGCTGTGGGGGCCATCCATCCGCAGGCGCTGGTGGAAATGAGCCTGGGCGTCGCTATCGGCGCCTTCACATTTACCGGCTCGGTCATCGCCTTTGCCAAGCTCAACGGCAATATGAGCGGCAAGCCGATCATCCTGCCGGCGCGGCATGCCATCCATATCGCCATGGGCCTGGTGCTGATCGGGCTCGTCTGGGCCTTCGTCGTCACGGGCAATCCGTGGCTGTTCTGGCTCACCACGATCCTGGCGTTGGTGCTGGGCGGACTGATGATCATCCCCATTGGCGGGGCCGACATGCCCGTCGTGGTGTCGATGCTCAATTCCTATTCGGGCTGGGCCGCTGCCGGCATCGGCTTCACGCTGGGCAATACGGCGCTGATCATCACCGGCGCCTTGGTGGGCTCGTCGGGCGCGATCCTGAGCTACATCATGTGCAAGGCGATGAACCGCAGCTTCATTTCGGTGATCCTGGGCGGGTTCGGCGCCGATAGCAGCGCGGCGGCCGCCGCCGAGGATGACCGGCCTGTCAAGCAGGGTGCTGCCGAAGACGCGGCATTCCTCATGAAAAATGCCGGCAAGGTCATCATCGTGCCCGGCTATGGCATGGCCGTGGCCCAGGCCCAGCATGCGCTGCGCGAAATGGCCGACCTGCTCAAGAAGGAAGGCGTCACCGTCAAATATGCCATCCACCCGGTGGCCGGTCGTATGCCGGGGCATATGAATGTGCTGCTGGCCGAAGCCAATGTGCCCTATGACGAAGTGTTCGAGCTGGAAGATATCAATTCCGAATTCGCCCAGTCGGACGTCGCCTTCGTGATCGGCGCCAATGACGTGACCAATCCGGCGGCCAAGACCGACAAGACCTCGCCGATCTATGGCATGCCCGTGCTCAATGTCGAGGATGCCGGCACCGTGCTGTTCATCAAGCGCGGCATGGCGGCGGGTTATGCCGGGGTGCAGAACGAATTGTTCTTCCGCGATAATACCATGATGCTGTTCGGCGACGCCAAGAAGGTGACCGAGGATATCGTCAAATCGCTGGGGCATTGA
- a CDS encoding aa3-type cytochrome c oxidase subunit IV: protein MAASKHEPLPPLREESPMDYAQHEATYSGFVTVTKYTILGIAIMMVGLYFAIIADQPVLGLVLILASFVVPPIMGILSKK, encoded by the coding sequence ATGGCAGCCAGCAAGCACGAACCGCTTCCGCCCCTGCGCGAAGAATCCCCGATGGATTATGCCCAGCACGAGGCCACCTATAGCGGCTTCGTCACGGTCACCAAATATACCATTCTGGGCATCGCCATCATGATGGTGGGGCTCTATTTCGCCATTATCGCGGACCAGCCGGTGCTGGGCCTGGTGCTGATCCTGGCCAGCTTCGTCGTGCCGCCCATCATGGGCATCCTGTCCAAGAAATAG
- a CDS encoding alpha/beta fold hydrolase, giving the protein MTFADDELLAFAEHGAAPLPPAVTRGHVSHDGARIWYATYGTGIPVLLLHGGLGHSGNWGHQVPALIEAGYQPILIDSRGHGRSTRDERPYSYQLMASDVLAVLDHLSIARAAVIGWSDGACIGMVLASQAPERVAGLFFFGCNMDPSGTNVEIAASPLLDRCFGRHGKDYAALSATPDQFEPFTKAVGRMMASEPNYSAADLAAIAVPVVIVQSEHDEFIKPEHARYLAETIPGATLLELKGVSHFAPLQRPAQFNGAVLDFLTGL; this is encoded by the coding sequence ATGACATTTGCCGATGACGAGCTGCTCGCCTTTGCCGAGCATGGCGCAGCGCCATTGCCCCCAGCCGTGACCCGGGGCCACGTGTCGCACGATGGCGCACGCATCTGGTACGCGACTTACGGCACCGGCATTCCGGTGCTGCTATTGCATGGCGGCCTCGGACATTCGGGCAATTGGGGCCATCAGGTTCCCGCCCTGATCGAGGCCGGCTACCAGCCCATTCTCATTGACAGCCGTGGCCATGGTCGCAGCACGCGCGACGAGCGGCCCTATAGCTATCAATTGATGGCGTCCGACGTGCTGGCCGTGCTCGACCATCTGAGCATCGCCCGCGCCGCGGTGATCGGCTGGAGCGATGGCGCCTGCATCGGCATGGTATTGGCCAGCCAGGCGCCCGAACGCGTGGCTGGCCTGTTCTTTTTCGGCTGCAACATGGACCCCAGCGGCACCAATGTCGAGATCGCCGCCAGCCCCCTGCTCGATCGTTGCTTCGGCCGCCACGGCAAAGACTATGCAGCGCTCTCGGCCACCCCGGACCAGTTCGAGCCGTTCACCAAGGCCGTTGGCCGCATGATGGCGAGCGAACCCAATTACTCGGCAGCCGATCTGGCCGCCATCGCGGTTCCGGTGGTGATCGTGCAAAGCGAGCACGACGAATTCATCAAGCCCGAGCATGCGCGCTATCTCGCCGAAACCATCCCCGGCGCAACACTGCTCGAACTCAAGGGCGTCAGCCATTTCGCCCCGCTCCAGCGCCCGGCGCAGTTCAATGGCGCGGTATTGGATTTTTTGACTGGGCTTTAG
- a CDS encoding M3 family oligoendopeptidase: protein MTEATSQKGHNQFGNLPVWDLSDLYPGKDSKEFAVALDEAKNLAAQFEATYKGKLVELTKAGKLVEAIKASEVLGDLSGKIGSFSFLQYAQKSTDPDRAKFMGDTNEALTNLSTKVLFFELELNRIEDADLEAAFAKDAELARYRTWFAELRKAKPYQLDDKLEELFHDKSVTAYSAWNRLFDETLSSLIFEVDGEQLNMEATLHLLSEKDEKKRESAFKALGKTLKDNSRLFTHITNVLAKDKEISDRWRGYEDIADSRHMANSVEREVVDALQQAVTEAYPRLSHRYYKMKAKWFGKDRLNAWDRNAPLPTSDERTWDWDSAVSTVLEAYGKFSPELAEVAKPFFNSGWIDAPVAEGKLSGAFAHPTVPSAHPYLMLNYLGRSRDIMTLAHELGHGVHQRLAAAQGPILANTPLTLAETASVFGEMLTFRSLLDKTTDPQQRFALLSSKVEDMLNTVVRQIAFYTFERRVHTARRQGELRTEEINQIWLDVQAESLGDAIIANEGYDIFWAYIPHFIHSPFYVYAYAFGDCLVNSLYAQYEKASEGFAERYFELLKAGGSKHHSELLAPFGLDAKDPKFWSLGLSMIESLIDELEATNP from the coding sequence ATGACCGAAGCGACCAGCCAAAAGGGCCACAATCAATTCGGGAACCTGCCGGTATGGGACCTTTCCGATCTTTATCCCGGCAAGGACAGCAAGGAATTCGCCGTGGCGCTGGACGAGGCCAAAAATCTCGCGGCGCAGTTCGAGGCTACCTACAAGGGCAAGCTGGTCGAATTGACCAAGGCGGGCAAGCTGGTTGAGGCGATCAAGGCCAGCGAAGTGCTGGGCGACCTCTCGGGCAAGATCGGCTCCTTCTCCTTTCTGCAATATGCGCAGAAATCGACTGATCCGGATCGCGCCAAATTCATGGGCGACACCAATGAGGCGCTGACGAACCTGTCGACCAAGGTGCTGTTCTTCGAACTCGAGCTCAACCGCATCGAGGACGCTGATCTGGAAGCCGCCTTTGCCAAGGATGCGGAGTTGGCGCGTTACCGCACCTGGTTTGCCGAATTGCGCAAGGCCAAGCCCTATCAGCTCGACGACAAGCTCGAAGAGCTGTTCCACGACAAGTCGGTCACCGCCTATTCAGCCTGGAACCGGCTGTTCGACGAGACGCTTTCCAGCCTCATCTTCGAGGTGGATGGCGAACAGCTCAATATGGAAGCAACGCTCCATCTGCTGTCGGAAAAGGACGAGAAGAAGCGCGAATCCGCCTTCAAGGCGCTGGGCAAGACGCTCAAGGACAATTCTCGTCTCTTTACCCACATCACCAATGTTCTCGCCAAGGACAAGGAAATTTCCGATCGCTGGCGCGGCTATGAAGACATTGCCGATTCCAGGCACATGGCCAATTCGGTGGAGCGCGAAGTGGTCGATGCGCTGCAGCAGGCGGTGACCGAGGCCTATCCGCGCCTGTCGCACCGTTATTACAAGATGAAGGCCAAGTGGTTCGGCAAGGACAGGCTCAATGCCTGGGACCGCAATGCCCCGCTCCCCACCAGCGACGAGCGGACCTGGGATTGGGATAGCGCTGTTTCCACCGTGCTCGAAGCCTATGGCAAATTCTCGCCCGAGCTGGCGGAAGTGGCCAAGCCGTTCTTCAATTCGGGTTGGATCGATGCCCCGGTGGCCGAGGGCAAGCTGTCGGGGGCCTTCGCCCATCCCACCGTCCCCAGCGCCCATCCCTATCTGATGCTCAATTATCTGGGCCGCTCGCGTGACATCATGACGCTGGCCCATGAGCTGGGCCATGGCGTGCATCAGCGGTTGGCGGCGGCGCAGGGGCCGATCCTGGCCAATACCCCGCTCACCCTGGCGGAAACCGCCTCGGTCTTCGGCGAGATGCTGACCTTCCGCTCGCTGCTCGACAAGACCACCGATCCCCAGCAGCGTTTCGCGCTTTTGTCCTCAAAAGTGGAGGATATGCTCAACACCGTGGTGCGGCAGATCGCCTTCTACACGTTCGAGCGGCGCGTCCATACCGCACGCCGGCAAGGGGAATTGCGCACCGAGGAGATCAACCAGATCTGGCTCGATGTGCAGGCGGAATCGCTGGGCGACGCCATCATTGCCAATGAAGGTTATGACATCTTCTGGGCCTATATTCCCCACTTCATCCATTCCCCGTTCTACGTCTATGCCTATGCCTTCGGAGACTGCCTTGTGAACTCGCTTTACGCGCAGTATGAGAAGGCCAGTGAAGGCTTTGCGGAGCGGTATTTCGAACTGCTTAAGGCCGGCGGGAGCAAGCATCATTCCGAATTGCTGGCGCCCTTCGGGCTCGACGCGAAAGACCCCAAATTCTGGTCGCTGGGCCTGTCGATGATCGAGAGCTTGATCGACGAACTGGAAGCGACCAATCCATAA
- a CDS encoding proton-translocating transhydrogenase family protein, protein MEATAEQGADVIAAVAHGALGGAIDPFTFRLAIFVLAIFVGYFVVWSVTPALHTPLMSVTNAISSVIVVGALLAVGVHLAADASWISKLFGFIALVFASVNIFGGFLVTQRMLAMYKKKG, encoded by the coding sequence ATGGAAGCGACGGCAGAACAGGGCGCGGATGTGATCGCGGCGGTGGCGCATGGCGCGCTGGGCGGGGCGATCGATCCCTTTACCTTCCGCCTGGCCATTTTCGTGCTGGCGATCTTTGTGGGCTATTTCGTGGTCTGGTCGGTGACCCCGGCGCTGCATACCCCATTGATGAGCGTCACCAATGCTATTTCCTCGGTGATCGTGGTCGGGGCATTGCTGGCGGTGGGCGTGCATCTGGCGGCTGACGCCAGCTGGATTTCCAAGCTCTTCGGCTTCATCGCCCTGGTCTTTGCATCAGTCAATATCTTTGGCGGATTCCTCGTCACCCAGCGGATGCTGGCCATGTACAAGAAGAAGGGCTGA